The nucleotide window CTTTGAGTGGTAACGAAGGCGCAGAGGCTTCAATCCAGTTTTCACCCTTGGTGATGGTTACACCAATCGCTTCCAGCGCATCGGCAAAGGCTACATCGCCCTGAATACTGTTTGCTCCAACACCCTGTACGCGCAACGGGCCACCGCCTAATGCACCCGCCGCAAGGAAGTAAGACGCCGAGGATGCATCGCCCTCCACAAAAACAGTCGCCGGGCTGGTGTAGCCAGTTGCCGCAGGAACAGTAAAACGCTCCCAGCCATCGCGCTGCACATTGACGCCGAATTGCGCCATCAACTTGAGCGTGATTTCAATGTAAGGCTTGGAGATAAGCTCACTCACCAGCTCGATTTGTGTTTCTTTGCCGGTCATTGGCAACGCCATCAGCAACGCTGTGAGGAATTGGCTGGAGACATCACCGCGAATTTTAATGCTGCCATTTGCAGCGATCTTCGCAGGCTTGATCAGCAGCGGTGGAAAGCCCTCTTGCCCGAGATAAGTAATATCCGCGCCGATCTGGCGCAACGCATCCACCAAATCGCCAATCGGGCGCTCGTGCATACGTGCCACGCCGTGCAACTTGTAGGTACCGCCGCTCAACGCCAGCGCCGCCGTTAAAGGGCGAAACGCCGTACCCGCGTTACCCAGGAACAGATCCGCTTCTTTATTAGCGAAGCTACCACCAGTGCCGACTACGCGGTAATCGTTCTCACCGGTCTTGGTCACGCTCACACCCAGCGCTGCCAATGCCTCCAGCATGCGGTCAGTATCGTCAGACTTCAGCAAGTCGCGGATATGCGTCTCGCCTTGCGCCAACGCCGCCAACAACAAGGTACGGTTGGAGATGCTTTTGGAGCCGGGCAAATGCACAGTGCCCTGGGCACGGGTAACGGGAGCGAGATCAAGAAATTCCATCGTGAACCTGTCTGACAAGAGGGTGAAGGCCGGAAAATGGCGCAAAAAAGAAAGTGCGCATCATACCCGCATCAGCCTCTCCCCGCATCTCTCCTCACATCCATTACTGCACCCTTTCCGCCACCCTGCCGACTGCTTGACCAAACACCAGCAAGCGCCCTTGAAACACCCGCAACTTACGATTTTGGGGTTGACAGCCAGCCCCTCTATCGCCAAAATGCGCGCCTCTCAATTATGGCTAGATAGCTCAGCTGGTTAGAGCACAGCACTCATAATGCTGGGGTCGGCGGTTCAAGTCCGCCTCTAGCTACCATATTTGAAAAGCCGATCTGGTTAACGCCTCGTCGGCTTTTTTATTGCTTTGATCTTCCCCCCCCCCCCCGATACGTCCATCCCGCTGCTATCGCCTTAAGCATTCCGTAAGAATTGGCCTATATGCTTTGTCATACCTCAATAGACCGATTCCAGACAGTCAAGGGCTGCCTGGTCGAAATGGTATGCATAGAATGTTTGAAGCTGCGCCTTATACGACGTTTTGTATGTTGACACTCATGATCGTGCCGATTGTATCGTTGCGGCGGCGTGTGCTGGATTATGCGGAAGCTAATTGGCCTGAGTTATTTTTGGAATTTAATTTACAGCATGAAAATACCGATTTACCTACGGAGCCATGTTTATTCAATTTTTTAAACAGCGGTGCCTATACGCGAACGCATGATCCCATTTTTATTGCGCTGTGCAGGCGATTAATTCGCTGGATTTATTTGTTTGTGATCGCCTGCGCACTTGTGTTGATTGATGTAGACACTATCATCAAAATTCAAACATTTTTATAAATCCCACGCATCAACTTCTGCAAGTGTTCAATATATCCAGATTGTTATTAAGCACGCTTGTCTCTATATGTAATAACCCGAGTACAGTATGGAACAGGTTGTCATGGGAGTACGGCTTTTGGCTAATATCGTGCAAACAGTTTGTATCAATGCGGTTTGCATTCACATAATCATCTGACATCCATATTATTAGTGGGACGTGCTTTTGTGCTTCAGGCGCGATTCCGTAAGGCATACCATGCAGATATAAATGATTTTCACCCAAAGATTCACCATGATCCGACAGATAAATTAAAGCAGTGTTATATTGCGAATTTTTCTGCTTTATCCATTCAATCGTTTTATTTAAAAAATAGTCGGTATAACGAATAGTATTATCAAACGCATTGATGACTTCCTCTCTGGTGCAATCTTGCAACTGGTTGGTTTGGCATACCGGTGAGAAAAAAGCATGGTCTTTAGGATAGCGCTTGTAGTAATCAGGCCCATGACTGCCCTTTTGGTGTAAAACCAATAATTTACTCCCTACAACAGGGAACACTTTGCTATCCAAATCGTGCAACAAAATCTCATCGTAACACTCGTCAGAATTACAGACTTCCGACACGCGTAGCCTTTGCATGTCTTCACTGGTGACACGATTACACGTACCCTTGCAACTGGAATTGTTATCGCGCCATAAAACATCGACTCCCGCGTGATAAACAACATCCAACAATCCCTCTTGGGATTTTGCTTTTGAGTCAGAGTAGCCGCGACGACCTAAATTGGAAAACATACAAGGCACAGAAACTGCTGTCTCTGTTCCACAGGATGTCACACGGGTAAAGTTAATGATGTTCTGCTGTGCGAGTAACGGGGTTGTATCTCGTAGATAGCCATTAATACCAAAATGATCTGCTCTTGCCGTTTCCCCTACCACCAATACTAACAACGTGGGTTTTGCCTGACTCCGCCCAAACCTACTGACTACCGCATCGTTTTCGATTGGCTTGATCACAATATCTGTTTCCAGACTTGATGCTACATAAGAACCAGTTGCATAAATAAAACTGAGCGGGTTGGCTGACTGGCGAATATTTTTATGGTTACGAAAAAACGAAGCATAATCCATTGACATACTTAAAATTAGTACCACACAGGCAATAAGCGAAATAGATATATATTTCAGTTTATTCCAGCATTCCCTACCAACACTGCTGTAACGGATTTTTATTCGCAATAACACAACAGAGGGCAAAACGCCCAATACAACAACATATAATGCGAGCTTTATATTAATCAGATCTTTCACTTCCGATACATCAGTTTCCATAACGTTTTGGATCATTAATTTATGGATTACCACCCCATACGCATCCATAAAATAAGCAACGCAAGATGCCACAAGAAAAACCATAGGAAAAACGACACTAACCACATAAGGGATAGTAAAAAAATAGATAAAAATAAATGTAACTAACCACAATAAAAAACCAAGATTTACAACAAACAAAGCATTTTTGATGCTAGCCAGACCAACAAGATCAATAGCCGATCGAAAAAAGAAGGCATTATAAAAGCAGACAAAAAACAAAGATAAGAGTGCAGCAACGACAACAGGACTAAATTGCTGCACTGCACGACTATGACTGGATTCAACTGCAACACTCATCGACATTTTTATTTACCGCCCATTACGCAAATCGATTTTTTGAAAAACAAAACATATACCCATAGCGAAACAAACCAACATACCGCTAACGACCAAAGATCATGCGATATAAAATGCGCGCCACGTAACTGCTGCGCAAAGCCAAACAACGCACCAGCCGTTATTGCTGAAAATAAAACCCACCAGCGCCATCGCGCCTGATAGAAAAACCCTACAAAATAACCTGATACCCACGCATATCCGGCACTGGCATGCCCCGCGGGAAAGCATCCATCCCCGTTGCGTAAAAGCAGTTGCTCGATGAGTGATGCATAAACCAGATCGCCACCGTAACGGTGAAATTCCCAAGGGCAAGAAACTGCTAGCGATGATTTCAGCAGTGACACTAAAACACTGCCACTCGCCGTCGCGATAAAAAGAAAGATCAATGTTTTTTTAAAGGGCGAAAAAACAGATACTGCGAACGATGCAAGCGCAACAATCAGCAGCAGCAACGCCATTAACAGTGACAACGCCCTCCCGCCTTTATGGATAACATTTTCAAGTAGCCACGCGTTTTTCCATGCCCAGTTATGACCCTGTAACGAGTAAACATAATCGGCAAGGCGCATATCTATATTGCCTATCGATATCACCACCGAAAGGGAAATCAATGCCAGCAAAGGAAGCCAAAAATGCAATAGAAGGAATTTTTTAATCTTATTCACCACAACCAATAAGAGCCGATGAAATCAGATTACGATTAAAAACTTAACGCTTTCTTAAGAAGGGAAACTTGCACAGAATTATCGCGTGTGAATGGCCAACTACTTGGTTGACGACGAATTGCGGGAAACCAACAGCACAATGACACCGGCGCTCACCAGCAATATGGCCAATGGATGAACACGGCGGGTTTCTTGTGACGAGGAAAACAATGGGCTGACCGATGATGCAGCGTGGGTATCACTCACCCCCGGTTGCGGGGCTGGTGGTGCGAGAGTGGTGACATCCTTGTCGGAGTTTCCTCCTTGATAATCCTCCATCACATCCCGGTGCAGATCCGCGTTTTGGGTAGCATTCAGGGCGGCTTGACCCACATCCATGGGGACAGCGGCAGCCGTGGTGGCTATTGAAAAAGAAAGTAGCGCGATAAAGATGAGAAAGTGGTTAAACATTCGCGTAACTCCTTTTTGCACATGACAAAAACGCTGGACACTAGTCCTTTAATACCAATGCCGCGACTGACGCCAATCAACCCACAACGCTTGGTACATGGGGTACTTTATGGGATAACGGAGGGGATAGATGTACGTTTTTGGGGGCTGGGGATGTGAAATATTCACGTTTTGGGGTGGGGATAGAACGCAGAGTAAAAAAACCAGCGGGGTCAGCCGCTGGTTTTGGAAAATCAATTAACACCTATTTTTAATCATGTCTTTTAACAATCAGCGGCGGATCAAGTTCTTTTCCATTTGCCTTAATACCGTAATTGAAAACCAACTGATTGTTTTTGCGGAACTCCTCAATAAACTCCTTTTTCTCAAGAATATCTTCTGGAATCTGTATTACTACTACACCATTAACCGAAGCATTCTCCACTTTGCGGTTTGGGGTTTTTCTATTTTTAAAGATAATAGAAAACTCATCTGGTCCCGCATACAAAACTTTTTGGCCAGGATATGCCACTACATCCTTAAAGGTTTCTTTCGGAATACCGTCCTTATCAAGACCTATCCCAACAACTACCGTGTTAGTACCCGGCAAGGCATATCCTGTTTTAAGCGCATTAGTATCACAATCAATTGATGAGCATCCCACTAATGAAACAACCGCGCCAGCTAACACTAATTTAATAAAATGCATTTCATCCTCCTAGTTTATATACATTTACTTTTGATTAATAAAAACACTTTGAAATCTTGATTCCTTTAACACTGAAAAATCAGGATCTGACAAAATCAATTTATCGGAATACTCAGCATCAAGCAAACTTGATGCATACTTTTTTATACTATCATCATCAGCCATTAGAACTGCGATTCGTAAATTTGTATACAGGGATTCAGTACTAGTTGAGTCAATATGATTTGCGGCATCCATCATTTTTTTTGCCGACTCCATATCACCTACACCTCCGTAAGCCCTAGCAAGGTACTGATAAGCTCTGGCTATATTCGGATTTATAGAAAGCTCTTCATTCGCATACTTAATAACTTGCTGAAAATATTCAGTTGCTAAATGTCTTTTCTCTGGAATGTACTTGCACGTATCAGCGATAGATGCCATCCACTGATAATTAGCCGGTTCAAGCCGAAGTGCTTTTTTGTACATCTCCAGAGCTTTTAAATAATTTTCAGAAAAATAATACATACTCCCTGTATTGGCATAAACAGAACTGCTTGGCTCTATGTGTGAAGCCGCCTCAAATGCTTCAGCAGCACGACCAAATTCATTTTTATATAAGAAGTTAATACCTATATTATTTAAAACAAAAGGATTATCTAGTGTAAAACTTAACACCTTTTCATACTGCTCAATGGCTTCATCATAACGGCCACTCTTTGTTAGAAAATACCCATACCCATCATACGCTCTCCAATTATATGGATCATGAAGTATTGCTTCCTTATACAAAATTTCTGCCTTATCTTTTTCTTGAACCAAATCGTAGACACTTGCCAATGCAACAACAGTAGTTACATCAAATTCATCAATTAATCGACCAGCATTCAAATATTCAATAGCTTTATCATACTTTCCACTATCGCGGTAAATAGCGCCAATTGTTTTATAAGCTCTAATCAGACGACCGTCTTGTTTCAATGCTTGCAAACAATAATGCTCTGCATCATTAAGCCAT belongs to Cellvibrio sp. pealriver and includes:
- a CDS encoding phosphatase PAP2 family protein; the protein is MRLADYVYSLQGHNWAWKNAWLLENVIHKGGRALSLLMALLLLIVALASFAVSVFSPFKKTLIFLFIATASGSVLVSLLKSSLAVSCPWEFHRYGGDLVYASLIEQLLLRNGDGCFPAGHASAGYAWVSGYFVGFFYQARWRWWVLFSAITAGALFGFAQQLRGAHFISHDLWSLAVCWFVSLWVYVLFFKKSICVMGGK
- a CDS encoding phosphoethanolamine transferase, encoding MSMSVAVESSHSRAVQQFSPVVVAALLSLFFVCFYNAFFFRSAIDLVGLASIKNALFVVNLGFLLWLVTFIFIYFFTIPYVVSVVFPMVFLVASCVAYFMDAYGVVIHKLMIQNVMETDVSEVKDLINIKLALYVVVLGVLPSVVLLRIKIRYSSVGRECWNKLKYISISLIACVVLILSMSMDYASFFRNHKNIRQSANPLSFIYATGSYVASSLETDIVIKPIENDAVVSRFGRSQAKPTLLVLVVGETARADHFGINGYLRDTTPLLAQQNIINFTRVTSCGTETAVSVPCMFSNLGRRGYSDSKAKSQEGLLDVVYHAGVDVLWRDNNSSCKGTCNRVTSEDMQRLRVSEVCNSDECYDEILLHDLDSKVFPVVGSKLLVLHQKGSHGPDYYKRYPKDHAFFSPVCQTNQLQDCTREEVINAFDNTIRYTDYFLNKTIEWIKQKNSQYNTALIYLSDHGESLGENHLYLHGMPYGIAPEAQKHVPLIIWMSDDYVNANRIDTNCLHDISQKPYSHDNLFHTVLGLLHIETSVLNNNLDILNTCRS
- the aroA gene encoding 3-phosphoshikimate 1-carboxyvinyltransferase, which translates into the protein MEFLDLAPVTRAQGTVHLPGSKSISNRTLLLAALAQGETHIRDLLKSDDTDRMLEALAALGVSVTKTGENDYRVVGTGGSFANKEADLFLGNAGTAFRPLTAALALSGGTYKLHGVARMHERPIGDLVDALRQIGADITYLGQEGFPPLLIKPAKIAANGSIKIRGDVSSQFLTALLMALPMTGKETQIELVSELISKPYIEITLKLMAQFGVNVQRDGWERFTVPAATGYTSPATVFVEGDASSASYFLAAGALGGGPLRVQGVGANSIQGDVAFADALEAIGVTITKGENWIEASAPSLPLKAFDRDFNHIPDAAMTLAVVALFCDGPSRLTNIASWRVKETDRIAAMATELRKLGAIVEEGEDWLRITPVENLIPNAAIDTYDDHRMAMCFSLATFGGVPVRINDPKCTAKTFPTYFDVFASVVK